One region of Alosa alosa isolate M-15738 ecotype Scorff River chromosome 1, AALO_Geno_1.1, whole genome shotgun sequence genomic DNA includes:
- the gucy1a1 gene encoding guanylate cyclase soluble subunit alpha-1 codes for MFCAKLKELKISGECPFSMVLQNEEPRNFENCSSGRSTNELPISKDVHGHIPLMRPQRKTSKSKVNLHTLGESIRKLVCPELQRLQNAFMSVVQQHKSDDPWRLEKPEHLEDIMKNLCVKTGIHMDMLKISLGIEVFRTCYEEDGHILGVVGGALHDFLNSFNVLLKQSSPPTPEARRHISEASVLCLDKDPGLLTVYYFNPHPTTELFFPGIIQAAARVLYRLDVEVRMDPGAKESALEASHQPHLLYSVLMRDAKSLTPSPMRTLSSGDIPLSLLYSTFPFHVMLDQDMGLVQIGVGLRRRLPRRDAPRRPRFEEHFVIVSPEICCTFQGILTMLNTQFVLRMRPGVWTVESSAKLMDLKGQMIFMSEMNAILFLGSPCVDKLDELMGRGLYLADIPIHNALRDVVLVGEQAKAQDGLKKRLGKAKGALELAHQALEEEKRRTVELLFTIFPGNVAQRLWQGLPVQAKKFDNVTMLFSDIVGFTAICSRCTPMQVVTMLGELYTRFDHHVGELDVYKVETIGDAYCVAGGLHKESENHAVQIALMALKMMELSDEVTTPTGEVIRMRIGIHSGSVLAGVVGVQMPRYCLFGNNVTLANKFESCSQPRKINVSPTTYRLLKDRPEFTFIPRSREELPPNFPSEIPGVCYFLEAFDQRSSSDSNTDGPLAGHSNTPVEHTYT; via the exons ATGTTTTGCGCAAAATTAAAGGAACTTAAAATTTCTGGAGAGTGCCCGTTTTCTATGGTCCTTCAAAATGAAGAGCCACGGAATTTTGAGAATTGCTCAAGCGGTCGTTCAACAAACGAATTGCCCATTTCCAAAGATGTGCATGGGCATATACCACTCATGCGTCCTCAACGGAAAACAAGCAAGAGTAAAGTTAATCTGCATACACTCGGAGAAAGCATTCGAAAATTAGTTTGTCCTGAG TTACAGAGattacaaaatgctttcatGAGTGTGGTGCAGCAGCACAAATCAGATGATCCCTG GAGACTGGAAAAGCCAGAGCACCTAGAGGATATTATGAAGAACTTATGTGTCAAAACAG GTATTCATATGGATATGTTGAAAATATCCCTGGGCATTGAGGTGTTCAGAACCTGCTATGAGGAGGATGGTCATATTTTAGGAGTAGTGGGGGGAGCCCTGCATGACTTCTTGAACAGCTTCAATGTGCTTTTAAAGCAAAgctccccacccaccccagaGGCTAGGAGACATATCAGCGAAGCGTCCGTTCTCTGCCTGGACAAAGACCCCGGACTGCTTACCGTCTACTACTTCAACCCCCATCCCACCACAGAGCTCTTCTTCCCAGGCATCATCCAGGCGGCGGCCAGGGTGCTCTACCGCCTGGACGTGGAGGTGCGGATGGACCCCGGGGCCAAGGAGAGCGCCCTGGAGGCCAGCCACCAGCCCCACCTGCTCTACTCGGTGCTGATGCGCGACGCCAAGAGCCTGACCCCCAGTCCTATGCGGACGCTGTCCAGCGGAGACATCCCGCTCTCGCTGCTCTACTCCACCTTCCCCTTCCACGTGATGCTGGACCAGGACATGGGTCTGGTCCAGATCGGCGTCGGGCTCCGGCGACGGCTGCCCCGCCGGGACGCCCCGAGAAGGCCGAGGTTCGAGGAGCACTTTGTCATCGTCAGCCCCGAGATCTGCTGCACGTTCCAGGGGATCCTCACCATGCTCAACACCCAGTTTGTCCTGCGGATGAGACCAGGTGTGTGGACCGTGGAGAGCTCTGCCAAG CTGATGGATCTGAAGGGCCAGATGATTTTCATGTCCGAGATGAACGCTATCCTCTTTCTGGGCTCTCCGTGCGTGGACAAGCTGGACGAGTTGATGGGCCGCGGCCTCTACCTGGCGGACATCCCCATCCACAACGCCCTGCGCGACGTGGTGCTGGTCGGCGAGCAGGCCAAGGCCCAGGACGGCCTGAAGAAGCGCCTGGGCAAGGCCAAGGGGGCTCTGGAGCTGGCGCACCAGgccctggaggaggagaagcggCGCACCGTGGAGCTGCTCTTCACCATCTTCCCCGGGAACGTGGCCCAGCGGCTATGGCAGGGGCTCCCCGTGCAGGCCAAGAAGTTCGACAACGTCACAATGCTGTTCTCTGACATCGTGGGCTTCACCGCCATCTGTTCACGCTGCACGCCCATGCAGGTGGTCACCATGTTAGGGGAGCTCTACACACGCTTTGACCACCACGTTGGTGAGCTGGATGTATATAAG GTGGAGACCATTGGAGATGCTTACTGCGTGGCTGGTGGTTTGCACAAGGAGAGTGAGAACCACGCTGTGCAGATTGCTCTTATGGCTCTGAAGATGATGGAACTTTCGGATGAAGTCACAACCCCCACCGGAGAGGTCATCAGG ATGCGGATTGGCATCCACTCAGGATCTGTCCTGGCTGGTGTGGTTGGTGTGCAAATGCCTCGGTACTGCCTGTTTGGTAACAACGTGACACTTGCAAACAAATTTGAGTCCTGTAGTCAGCCACGGAAGATAAACGTCAGTCCAACCACATACAG GTTGTTAAAAGATCGGCCAGAGTTCACCTTCATACCGCGGAGCAGAGAGGAGCTTCCGCCTAACTTCCCCTCTGAGATCCCTGGTGTTTGTTACTTCCTTGAGGCTTTCGATCAAAGGAGCAGCAGTGACTCAAACACAGATGGGCCGCTGGCTGGCCATTCAAACACTCCAGTggaacatacatatacataa